A single window of Rhipicephalus microplus isolate Deutch F79 chromosome 5, USDA_Rmic, whole genome shotgun sequence DNA harbors:
- the LOC142817259 gene encoding uncharacterized protein LOC142817259, with amino-acid sequence MSSGDIGAASTAQLGRGTRNMDESSQDYQIILPRLPSNDSTLHTVFLHADIKARPYRVEDFRDALIRLALLPEVAALGAYQMNHVWAITFKDEEGKKRILAAGDIVVKNQRCITIDPNHQDTKLKIHWLLFNVPDDEVRAALAPYGKVNEIVRERWRVYGCTDKGSSTRVVSIRLKAGLTVDDLPHQLRIAGDLTLVVVAGRAPLCLRCRGTGHIRRDCRAPRCTVCRRFGHNESGCMRTYASVAGPAGGEELSEHHMDEAEAEELIGARREEPKPKLTPLTPRPTGAETTSNKDKGSTKDVQSTRNTQDITALAAQEEMSENMDTSNTCKRPREEAEGKKAATTKEVEEPPAKAMNVRRRPAPNILSERRIAENLPPIQVQQTQLPQQQPVPNQQALHQRLTDQQQKGPSAGPPSDQKPP; translated from the coding sequence ATGAGCTCCGGCGATATCGGAGCGGCATCAACGGCCCAGCTCGGTCGTGGTACCAGGAACATGGACGAATCGTCACAGGATTATCAGATTATTTTGCCCCGACTGCCATCAAATGATTCAACGCTGCATACTGTCTTTTTGCACGCTGATATCAAGGCGCGGCCGTATCGCGTTGAGGATTTCAGGGACGCTCTTATTCGTTTGGCTTTGCTTCCCGAGGTTGCTGCCTTGGGGGCGTACCAAATGAATCATGTTTGGGCCATCACTTTCAAGGACGAGGAGGGCAAGAAGAGAATACTCGCTGCTGGGGACATTGTGGTGAAGAACCAGCGCTGTATCACTATCGACCCTAACCACCAGGATACGAAGCTGAAGATACACTGGCTACTGTTTAACGTTCCTGACGACGAGGTGAGGGCAGCGTTGGCTCCTTATGGCAAGGTGAACGAAATAGTGCGAGAGCGCTGGCGCGTGTACGGATGCACCGACAAAGGCTCTTCGACGCGAGTGGTGAGCATCAGGCTCAAAGCTGGCCTCACGGTGGATGACCTCCCACATCAGTTGCGGATTGCCGGAGACCTCACGCTAGTTGTCGTCGCGGGAAGAGCACCGTTATGCCTGCGTTGCCGCGGAACAGGTCATATTAGGAGGGATTGCCGAGCCCCACGTTGTACAGTGTGTCGGCGTTTTGGGCATAATGAGAGCGGCTGTATGAGAACATATGCAAGTGTAGCAGGGCCCGCGGGAGGCGAGGAACTTTCCGAGCATCACATGGACGAGGCTGAAGCAGAAGAGCTGATAGGGGCGCGTCGGGAGGAACCGAAACCCAAGTTGACGCCCCTTACGCCACGCCCCACAGGTGCTGAGACGACGTCTAACAAAGACAAGGGTTCTACAAAAGACGTGCAATCCACGAGGAACACACAAGATATAACGGCGCTTGCAGCACAGGAAGAAATGTCGGAAAACATGGACACGTCAAATACATGTAAAAGGCCCAGGGAAGAGGCGGAAGgcaagaaggctgctacaacgaaagAAGTGGAGGAACCACCGGCCAAGGCGATGAACGTGCGCCGTAGACCGGCACCTAACATCCTCAGCGAACGTCGAATAGCCGAGAACCTCCCACCAATCCAGGTGCAACAGACACAACTGCCGCAGCAGCAACCAGTGCCGAATCAGCAGGCATTGCATCAGCGACTGACAGATCAACAACAGAAGGGGCCTTCAGCggggcccccttcagatcaaaagCCCCCGTAA